A window from Cryobacterium sp. PAMC25264 encodes these proteins:
- a CDS encoding acyltransferase family protein, whose translation MHRLITDIVFPYLIFQSIWTLISWGLSGTLKVDYSSPSWTLWFLIALAIWRVLLPYLVLLRYPLLIAIAISVGAGYVGDIDSTFSLSRTLGLLPFFVFGWKLRQWPLTAQWMHLSPAAVWRWRSGAIALFGVLALLVTVNIVGVRDLRLRSFTLYDEAYWQFGYDQFWAGVIRLGLMLASFGFILAFLMLMPRRATWFTPLGAATMYIYLLHTFLLYPLRETGVLDGPQPAWVLPGVILLAIGISVLLSVPVVKRIFRPLVEPRLRWLFRQEPSTHTGTIVLPHGPGK comes from the coding sequence ATGCACCGGCTCATCACCGACATCGTCTTCCCGTACCTGATCTTCCAGAGCATCTGGACCCTGATCAGTTGGGGGCTCAGCGGCACTCTCAAGGTCGACTACTCCAGCCCGTCCTGGACGCTCTGGTTCCTCATCGCGCTGGCCATCTGGCGGGTGCTGCTGCCCTATCTGGTGTTGCTGCGGTACCCGCTGCTGATCGCCATCGCCATCTCGGTGGGCGCCGGGTACGTCGGCGACATCGACAGCACCTTCTCGCTGTCGCGCACGCTGGGCCTGCTGCCGTTCTTCGTGTTCGGCTGGAAGCTGCGCCAGTGGCCCCTCACCGCCCAGTGGATGCACCTGTCGCCGGCCGCGGTCTGGCGCTGGCGGAGCGGCGCGATCGCGCTGTTCGGCGTGTTGGCGTTGCTTGTGACCGTCAACATCGTGGGCGTGCGGGACCTGCGCCTGCGCAGTTTCACGCTCTACGACGAGGCCTACTGGCAGTTCGGCTACGACCAGTTCTGGGCCGGCGTCATCCGGCTGGGCCTGATGCTCGCCTCGTTCGGGTTCATCCTGGCGTTCCTCATGCTGATGCCCCGCCGGGCCACCTGGTTCACCCCGCTGGGCGCGGCCACCATGTACATCTACCTGCTGCACACCTTCTTGCTCTACCCCCTGCGGGAAACCGGGGTGCTCGACGGGCCGCAGCCGGCCTGGGTGCTGCCCGGCGTGATCCTGCTGGCGATCGGCATCTCAGTGCTGCTGTCGGTGCCCGTGGTCAAACGGATCTTCCGGCCCCTCGTCGAGCCCCGGCTGCGCTGGCTGTTCCGGCAGGAGCCGTCCACCCACACGGGCACCATCGTGTTGCCGCACGGGCCGGGAAAATAA
- a CDS encoding acyltransferase family protein produces the protein MSSPTKTPHDAGPHKPKRRVPLWDNARWIAITLMVIGHAILKLIGESDTAYGVYLFIYAFHVPVFVAVSGYFAKSGPPGPGRCTGSSPTSSSRT, from the coding sequence ATGAGTTCGCCGACCAAGACCCCGCACGACGCCGGCCCGCACAAGCCCAAGCGCCGGGTTCCGCTCTGGGACAACGCCCGCTGGATCGCCATCACCCTGATGGTCATCGGGCACGCCATCCTCAAACTCATCGGCGAGTCCGACACCGCCTACGGCGTCTACCTGTTCATCTACGCCTTCCACGTTCCGGTGTTCGTCGCCGTGAGCGGGTATTTTGCCAAGTCTGGTCCGCCGGGCCCCGGCAGATGCACCGGCTCATCACCGACATCGTCTTCCCGTACCTGA
- a CDS encoding SDR family NAD(P)-dependent oxidoreductase, producing MGKRRVVVTGASSGIGAATVRLFREHGWDVVGVARRADRLAELAAETGAAVFTADLTVQADVDALRDFLAASGPVNALINNAGGAKGLDSVENGSLEDWAWMYEINVLAVKRVTSALLPLLRASVAAPEAGAATDVSADIVNITSTAGHTAYIGGGGYNAAKFAAHAMTEVLRLELNGEPIRVIEVAPGMVQTEEFGLVRFNGDAEKARAAYSNVVNPLVADDVAATVVAAVEMPAHVNLDLVVVKPVAQASTTLVARGPLAPRLT from the coding sequence ATGGGCAAAAGAAGAGTCGTGGTTACCGGTGCGAGTAGCGGAATCGGGGCGGCCACCGTGCGCCTGTTCCGGGAGCACGGTTGGGATGTGGTGGGCGTGGCCCGCCGCGCCGACCGGCTGGCGGAGCTCGCCGCGGAGACCGGGGCTGCGGTCTTCACCGCCGACCTCACCGTGCAGGCTGACGTGGATGCGCTGCGGGACTTCCTCGCCGCATCCGGGCCGGTGAACGCCCTGATCAACAACGCCGGCGGCGCCAAGGGCCTCGACTCCGTGGAGAACGGCTCGCTCGAGGACTGGGCCTGGATGTACGAGATCAACGTGCTCGCGGTGAAGCGGGTCACCAGCGCGCTGTTGCCGCTGCTGCGCGCCTCGGTCGCCGCGCCGGAAGCGGGCGCCGCAACCGACGTGTCCGCGGACATCGTCAACATCACCTCCACCGCCGGGCACACCGCCTACATTGGCGGCGGCGGGTACAACGCCGCCAAGTTCGCCGCGCACGCCATGACCGAGGTGCTGCGCCTGGAGCTGAACGGCGAGCCGATCCGGGTGATCGAGGTGGCACCCGGCATGGTGCAGACCGAGGAATTCGGCCTGGTGCGCTTCAACGGCGACGCCGAGAAGGCCCGGGCGGCGTACTCGAACGTGGTCAACCCGCTCGTGGCCGACGACGTGGCCGCCACTGTCGTGGCCGCCGTGGAGATGCCCGCGCACGTGAATCTGGACCTCGTGGTGGTCAAGCCCGTCGCCCAGGCCTCCACCACCCTGGTCGCCCGCGGCCCTCTGGCCCCGCGCCTGACCTGA
- a CDS encoding DUF485 domain-containing protein: MKESLKDARPGGSIDYVEFETSERFVNLQRRRRRFVIPLAVFFLVWYFAFVLVAAYLPDVMAQPVFGSVNLGLLLGLGQFVTTFAITIWYVAFSNRVLDPLGADLRAELEAKAAA, translated from the coding sequence TTGAAGGAATCACTGAAAGACGCCCGGCCGGGAGGATCGATCGACTACGTCGAATTCGAGACCTCTGAACGCTTCGTCAACCTGCAACGGCGGCGCCGGCGGTTCGTGATCCCGCTCGCCGTGTTCTTCCTGGTCTGGTACTTCGCCTTCGTGCTGGTGGCCGCCTACCTGCCCGACGTGATGGCGCAGCCGGTCTTCGGCAGCGTCAACCTTGGCCTGCTGCTCGGCCTCGGCCAGTTCGTCACGACGTTCGCCATCACCATCTGGTACGTCGCGTTCTCCAACCGGGTGCTCGACCCGCTGGGCGCGGACCTGCGCGCCGAGCTCGAAGCGAAGGCCGCCGCATGA
- a CDS encoding AMP-binding protein, translated as MTDHTVSTRTTPRTDAPGTPPATPPEAGTGAYRATWRRSIETREEFWLDAARLVDWVDPPRAALTEHSPTEYRWFADGTLNTSYNALDRHVLAGRGDHTALIYDSAMTGTRAQISYRDLLERVARFAGVLRAAGVGRGDRVVVYLPMIPEAVVAMLACARIGAVHSVVFGGFAASELAVRIDDARPTVLVTASGGLEPGKTVEYLPLVRKALDQSAGSVHTVIVQNRHAIPGSAADYASDAADGAAVRWLDWAEAAAAATPAEPVTVAADDPLYILYTSGTTGNPKGIIRDNGGHAVALTWSMRNIYDIGPDDVFWAASDVGWVVGHSYIVYAPLLAGATTVIYEGKPIGTPDAGAFWRVVQDYRVNVLFTAPTAIRAIRRVDPELAELARYDVSSLTALFLAGERLDPETFHWANDGLHCPVVDHWWQTETGWAICANPRGIEELPTKPGSTAVPVPGYDIAILDSKGARITKPGKDGNIAIRLPLPPGSLLGIWGGDDRFASAYLTAFPGFYATGDSGHIDADGYLYVMGRTDDVINVAGHRLSTGSLEEVLTRHPAIAECAVLGVHDPLKGQRAAGFVTLKAGWVVDHDLLSAELVNLVREHIGPVAAFRDVTILERLPKTRSGKILRKTIRQIVDGEPYKVPPTIEDPATLDALVQAVRPAPTAIPAVPA; from the coding sequence ATGACCGACCACACCGTAAGCACTCGCACCACACCGCGCACCGACGCGCCAGGTACCCCGCCGGCCACCCCGCCAGAGGCCGGCACCGGCGCGTACCGTGCGACCTGGCGACGCAGCATCGAGACACGCGAGGAATTCTGGCTGGACGCCGCACGGCTCGTCGACTGGGTCGACCCGCCCCGCGCGGCGCTCACCGAGCACTCCCCCACCGAGTACCGCTGGTTCGCCGACGGCACCCTCAACACGAGCTACAACGCCCTCGACCGGCACGTGCTGGCCGGCCGCGGCGACCACACCGCGCTCATCTATGACTCCGCCATGACCGGCACCCGGGCCCAGATCAGCTACCGCGACCTGCTCGAGAGGGTTGCCCGCTTCGCCGGCGTGCTCCGCGCGGCCGGCGTGGGGCGGGGCGACCGGGTGGTCGTCTACCTGCCGATGATCCCGGAGGCCGTCGTGGCCATGCTCGCCTGCGCCCGCATCGGGGCCGTGCACTCGGTGGTTTTTGGCGGTTTTGCCGCCAGCGAGCTCGCGGTGCGCATCGACGACGCCCGTCCCACAGTGCTTGTCACGGCCTCGGGCGGGCTCGAACCGGGCAAGACCGTCGAGTACCTGCCGCTCGTGCGGAAAGCGCTCGACCAGAGCGCCGGGTCGGTGCACACCGTCATCGTGCAGAACCGGCACGCCATCCCGGGGTCCGCCGCCGACTACGCGTCCGACGCCGCTGACGGCGCGGCCGTGCGCTGGCTGGACTGGGCCGAGGCCGCGGCTGCGGCCACCCCGGCCGAGCCGGTCACCGTCGCCGCCGATGACCCGCTGTACATCCTCTACACCTCAGGCACGACGGGAAACCCGAAGGGCATCATCCGCGACAACGGCGGCCACGCCGTGGCGCTGACCTGGTCGATGCGGAACATCTACGACATCGGCCCCGACGATGTCTTCTGGGCGGCGTCCGACGTGGGCTGGGTGGTCGGGCACTCCTACATCGTCTACGCGCCGCTGCTGGCCGGCGCCACCACCGTCATCTACGAGGGCAAGCCCATCGGCACCCCGGATGCCGGCGCCTTCTGGCGAGTCGTGCAGGACTACCGGGTGAACGTGTTGTTCACCGCCCCCACCGCCATCCGTGCCATCCGGCGGGTCGACCCGGAGCTGGCCGAACTGGCCCGGTACGACGTGTCCAGCCTCACCGCGCTGTTCCTGGCCGGCGAGAGGCTCGACCCGGAGACCTTCCACTGGGCCAACGACGGCCTGCACTGCCCGGTCGTCGACCACTGGTGGCAAACCGAGACCGGGTGGGCCATCTGCGCCAACCCGCGCGGCATCGAAGAGCTGCCCACCAAGCCCGGGTCCACGGCCGTGCCCGTACCCGGCTACGACATCGCCATCCTCGACTCGAAGGGAGCCCGCATCACGAAGCCGGGCAAGGACGGCAATATCGCCATCCGGCTGCCGCTGCCACCCGGCTCGCTGCTGGGCATCTGGGGCGGCGACGACAGGTTCGCCAGCGCCTACCTCACCGCCTTTCCCGGGTTCTACGCCACCGGCGACTCCGGCCACATCGACGCCGACGGCTACCTCTACGTGATGGGCCGCACCGACGACGTGATCAACGTCGCCGGGCACCGGCTCTCCACCGGATCCCTCGAGGAGGTCCTCACCCGGCATCCGGCCATCGCGGAGTGCGCGGTGCTCGGCGTGCACGACCCGCTGAAGGGCCAGCGTGCCGCCGGCTTCGTCACGCTCAAGGCCGGCTGGGTCGTCGACCACGACCTGCTCAGCGCCGAGCTGGTCAACCTGGTGCGCGAGCACATCGGCCCGGTGGCGGCGTTTAGGGATGTGACCATCCTGGAGCGGTTGCCCAAGACCCGCTCGGGCAAGATCCTGCGCAAGACCATCCGCCAGATCGTCGACGGTGAGCCGTACAAGGTGCCGCCCACCATCGAGGACCCCGCCACCCTCGACGCCCTCGTCCAGGCGGTGCGCCCCGCCCCCACCGCGATCCCCGCAGTCCCCGCCTAA
- a CDS encoding GntR family transcriptional regulator, whose translation MYTETVRAAPERASDRAYRVLRDEILDGVLPAGTVLLEVEQSARLGVSRTPLRSAVARLVTDGLVAGRSGRGFSVTAMSVESINDLYELREALEERAATLAARGADRSAFGMLRERFLAAPALLDDGETGIHEYYALIDEFDAAIDAAVDNAFLVGALDTVRTHLARIRRVARGNPVRLRQAAAEHLLILDAIIDGDAALAAHATHVHLHLSLASVLAVLGSTDQAS comes from the coding sequence GTGTATACAGAAACCGTGAGGGCCGCACCGGAGCGGGCCAGCGACCGGGCCTACCGGGTGCTGCGCGACGAGATTCTCGACGGGGTGCTTCCGGCCGGAACCGTGCTTCTGGAGGTGGAACAGTCCGCCAGACTCGGGGTCTCCCGCACTCCCTTGCGCTCCGCCGTGGCCCGGCTGGTCACCGATGGCCTCGTCGCCGGTCGCAGCGGCCGGGGCTTCTCGGTCACCGCGATGTCGGTCGAGTCGATCAACGATCTCTACGAGCTACGCGAGGCCCTCGAGGAGCGCGCGGCGACCCTGGCTGCCCGAGGCGCCGATCGTTCGGCGTTCGGGATGCTGCGCGAACGGTTCCTCGCCGCTCCCGCCCTGCTCGACGACGGTGAGACCGGCATCCACGAGTACTACGCCCTGATCGACGAGTTCGACGCGGCCATCGATGCCGCCGTCGACAACGCCTTCCTGGTGGGAGCCCTCGACACGGTGCGTACGCACCTGGCGCGCATCCGCCGGGTCGCCCGCGGCAACCCGGTGCGGCTGCGCCAGGCGGCGGCCGAACACCTGCTGATCCTCGACGCGATCATCGACGGCGACGCGGCGCTCGCCGCGCACGCCACCCATGTGCACCTCCACCTGAGCCTGGCGAGCGTGCTCGCGGTGCTCGGCTCCACCGACCAGGCTTCCTGA
- a CDS encoding MmgE/PrpD family protein, producing the protein MQSTEVRVHPSENSPARTEQLAWKLAACAADPVPVDNDVTEMIINRMIDNAAVAAASLTRDPVAAARSQALAHPRSGGGDGATVFGPPSGRRVSPEWAAWANGVAVRELDYHDTFLAAEYSHPGDNIPPIVAVAQHLAAARGLTGHELVRGIATGYEVQIDLARSISLHKHKIDHVAHLGPSAAAGIGTLLGLDPDTIFQAIGQALHTTTATRQSRKGEISSWKAFAPAFAGKMAVEAVDRAMRGQTSPTPIYEGEDGVIAWLLDGPEASYDVSLPAGGEPKRAILDSFTKEHSAEYQAQALIDLARKLHREHPEILVPGAVRSIVIHTSHHTHNVIGSGANDPQKYDPRASRETLDHSVPYIFTVALQDGSWHHVDSYLPERARRADTVALWNTVTTSEDAEWTRRYHSTDPAERAFGGRVEILLADGTRLVDELAVADAHPLGARPFVREDYVAKFRLLAGDALEPPEIERFLDLAQRLPELSGAELGSLTLVARPGLFDTLPSLNGIF; encoded by the coding sequence GTGCAGTCCACCGAAGTGCGCGTTCACCCGAGCGAGAACAGCCCTGCACGCACCGAACAACTGGCCTGGAAGCTCGCCGCCTGCGCGGCCGACCCGGTGCCCGTCGACAATGATGTGACCGAGATGATCATCAATCGGATGATCGACAACGCCGCCGTCGCGGCGGCCTCGCTCACCCGCGACCCGGTCGCCGCGGCTCGCTCCCAGGCGCTGGCGCATCCGCGCTCAGGCGGCGGCGACGGCGCTACAGTGTTCGGCCCGCCCAGCGGTCGCCGGGTGTCGCCGGAATGGGCGGCCTGGGCCAACGGTGTCGCCGTGCGGGAGCTCGACTACCACGACACCTTCCTCGCCGCCGAGTACTCGCACCCGGGCGACAACATCCCGCCGATCGTGGCCGTGGCCCAGCACCTGGCCGCCGCCCGCGGCCTCACCGGGCACGAGCTGGTGCGCGGCATCGCCACGGGCTACGAGGTGCAGATCGATCTGGCCCGCTCGATCAGTCTGCACAAGCACAAGATCGACCACGTCGCCCACCTGGGTCCGTCGGCCGCGGCCGGCATCGGCACCCTGTTGGGCCTGGATCCCGACACGATCTTCCAGGCCATCGGCCAGGCCCTGCACACCACCACGGCCACCCGGCAGTCCCGCAAGGGGGAGATCTCCAGCTGGAAGGCGTTCGCACCGGCGTTCGCCGGCAAGATGGCCGTTGAGGCCGTCGACCGGGCCATGCGTGGCCAGACCAGCCCCACCCCGATCTACGAGGGCGAGGACGGCGTCATCGCCTGGCTGCTTGACGGGCCCGAGGCGTCCTACGACGTGTCGCTGCCGGCCGGCGGCGAGCCCAAACGCGCGATCCTGGACAGCTTCACCAAGGAGCACTCGGCCGAGTACCAGGCCCAGGCCCTCATCGACCTGGCCCGGAAGCTCCACCGCGAGCACCCCGAGATCCTGGTGCCGGGCGCGGTGCGGTCGATCGTCATCCACACCTCGCACCACACCCACAACGTCATCGGCTCCGGCGCAAACGACCCGCAGAAGTACGACCCGCGGGCCAGCCGGGAGACACTGGACCACTCGGTGCCGTACATCTTCACCGTCGCGCTGCAGGACGGCAGCTGGCACCACGTGGACTCCTACCTGCCCGAACGGGCCCGGCGGGCCGACACCGTGGCCCTGTGGAACACCGTGACCACGAGCGAAGACGCCGAGTGGACCCGCCGCTACCACTCCACCGATCCGGCCGAGAGGGCCTTCGGCGGCCGGGTGGAGATCTTGCTGGCCGACGGCACCCGGCTGGTCGACGAGCTGGCCGTGGCGGATGCGCATCCGCTCGGCGCCCGCCCCTTCGTGCGGGAGGACTACGTCGCCAAGTTCCGGCTGCTCGCCGGCGACGCCCTGGAGCCGCCGGAGATCGAGCGGTTCCTCGACCTCGCCCAGCGCCTCCCCGAGCTCTCCGGTGCCGAGCTCGGCTCGCTCACCCTCGTGGCCCGGCCCGGCCTCTTCGACACGCTGCCCAGCCTGAACGGAATCTTCTGA
- the prpB gene encoding methylisocitrate lyase, with protein sequence MLYSALTPAAKREKLRADLAGGSLLRFPGAFNPLSAKLIQAKGFEGVYISGAVLAADLGLPDIGLTTLTEVAGRSQQISRMTDLPTLVDADTGFGEPMNVARTVQTLEDAGVAGLHIEDQVNPKRCGHLDGKQVVDTDTALKRIRAAVDARRDPNLLIMARTDIRAVDGLDAAIDRAKALADAGADAIFPEAMGTLAEFEAIRAAVDVPILANMTEFGKSELFRVDQLEGVGINLVIFPVSLLRLAMGAAEQGLDTIVAEGSLTSLLPAMQTRAELYQLLDYEAYNRFDSGIFNFTLSGHEG encoded by the coding sequence ATGCTCTACTCCGCACTCACCCCCGCCGCCAAGCGCGAGAAGCTGCGCGCCGACCTCGCCGGCGGCAGCCTGCTGCGCTTCCCCGGGGCGTTCAACCCGCTCTCCGCCAAGCTGATCCAGGCCAAGGGCTTCGAGGGGGTCTACATCTCCGGCGCCGTGCTCGCGGCCGACCTCGGCCTGCCCGATATCGGCCTGACCACCCTCACCGAGGTCGCCGGCCGCAGCCAGCAGATCTCCCGGATGACCGACCTGCCCACGCTGGTCGACGCCGACACCGGCTTCGGCGAGCCGATGAACGTGGCCCGCACGGTGCAGACACTCGAGGACGCCGGCGTGGCCGGACTGCACATCGAGGACCAGGTCAACCCCAAACGCTGTGGCCATCTGGACGGCAAGCAGGTGGTCGACACCGACACCGCCCTCAAGCGCATCCGCGCCGCCGTGGATGCCCGTCGTGACCCGAATCTGCTCATCATGGCGCGCACCGACATCCGCGCCGTCGACGGGCTGGATGCCGCGATCGACCGGGCGAAGGCCCTGGCGGACGCCGGCGCCGACGCGATCTTCCCCGAGGCCATGGGCACCCTGGCCGAATTCGAGGCGATCCGGGCGGCGGTGGACGTGCCGATCCTGGCGAACATGACCGAATTCGGCAAGAGCGAGCTGTTCCGGGTGGACCAGCTCGAGGGCGTCGGGATCAACCTCGTGATCTTCCCGGTGTCGCTGCTGCGGCTGGCCATGGGCGCGGCCGAACAGGGATTGGACACGATCGTCGCCGAGGGGTCGCTGACCAGCCTGCTCCCGGCCATGCAGACCCGCGCTGAGCTCTATCAGTTGCTCGACTACGAGGCTTACAATCGCTTCGATTCGGGGATCTTCAACTTCACGCTGAGCGGCCACGAGGGCTAG
- a CDS encoding bifunctional 2-methylcitrate synthase/citrate synthase encodes MTINQPTHRSVEEPPVVPEIHRGLAGVVADSTAVSKVNPDSNSLLYRGYPVQELAAQKSFEEVAYLLWNGELPTDAELAEFERAERALRRLDHSVRRVIDEIPTSADPMDVVRTAVSVIGANDLTTPDSSVEANLAKSLHLFAQLPAIVAYDQRRRRGLELVEPRDDLGYSANFLYMTFGEVPELPVVEAFDVSMIMYAEHSFNASTFTARVITSTLSDLYSAVTGAVGALKGPLHGGANEAVMHIFNEIGLGDGSAERAERWLDDTLAHKRKVMGFGHRVYKHGDSRVPTMHAALLTLIEHYDRPDLLELYEALATGMAERTGILPNLDYPSGPAYHLMGFDTATFTPIFVAARVTGWTAHIMEQLAANSLIRPLSFYNGTPERHLAPPPPGEVL; translated from the coding sequence ATGACCATCAACCAGCCCACCCACAGGTCCGTGGAGGAACCACCGGTCGTGCCCGAGATCCACCGCGGGCTAGCCGGAGTCGTGGCCGACTCGACGGCCGTCTCCAAGGTCAACCCCGACTCGAACTCGCTGTTGTACCGCGGTTACCCGGTACAGGAACTCGCCGCCCAGAAGAGCTTCGAAGAGGTCGCGTACCTGCTCTGGAACGGCGAGCTGCCCACGGATGCCGAACTGGCCGAGTTCGAGAGGGCCGAGCGGGCCCTGCGCCGGCTCGACCACTCGGTGCGCCGGGTTATCGATGAGATCCCCACCTCCGCGGACCCCATGGACGTGGTGCGCACGGCCGTGAGCGTGATCGGCGCCAACGACCTCACCACGCCGGATTCCTCGGTGGAAGCGAACCTGGCCAAGTCGCTGCACCTGTTCGCTCAGCTGCCGGCGATCGTCGCCTACGACCAGCGCCGCCGGCGCGGGCTCGAACTCGTCGAACCGCGCGACGACCTGGGCTACTCGGCCAACTTCCTCTACATGACCTTCGGCGAGGTGCCCGAACTGCCCGTGGTCGAGGCCTTCGATGTGTCGATGATCATGTACGCCGAGCACTCCTTCAACGCGTCCACCTTCACCGCGCGGGTGATCACCTCGACCCTCTCCGACCTGTACTCGGCCGTCACCGGGGCCGTGGGCGCGCTCAAGGGGCCGCTGCACGGCGGCGCCAACGAGGCCGTGATGCACATCTTCAACGAGATCGGCCTGGGCGATGGTTCTGCCGAGCGTGCCGAACGCTGGCTGGACGACACCCTCGCGCACAAACGCAAGGTGATGGGCTTCGGCCACCGGGTCTACAAGCACGGAGACAGCCGGGTGCCCACCATGCACGCGGCCCTGCTGACCCTCATCGAGCACTACGACCGCCCCGACCTGCTCGAGCTCTACGAGGCACTCGCCACCGGTATGGCCGAGCGCACCGGCATCCTGCCGAACCTGGACTACCCGTCCGGGCCGGCCTATCACCTGATGGGTTTCGATACCGCCACGTTCACGCCGATCTTCGTGGCGGCCCGGGTGACCGGCTGGACGGCGCACATCATGGAGCAGCTGGCCGCGAACTCCCTCATCAGGCCGCTGTCGTTCTACAACGGCACACCGGAGCGGCACCTGGCCCCACCGCCGCCGGGCGAGGTGCTCTGA
- a CDS encoding NAD-dependent epimerase/dehydratase family protein, producing MTVLIAGCGDLGTEAGLRLTALGQHVVGLRRRAGLLPAALDGQSVDLTREKPQVPPDTDLVIVAITAGSPDPELYRAAYVTGLANLLDALDEAQVTPRRFLMVSSTAVYDVDDGSTVDETTPATSDAGTDAILLEAEQLLRSRLPSAVVLRLGGIYGPGRERLIDQVRSGRATVGERTRLTNRIHRDDAAAMIVHLLCRAKAPDPLYLGVDSTPVPAAEVLAFIAGELGLPVPEIVETGSRRGGDKRVDNRRILETGFSFSYPSYREGYRAVLAGQGVRHP from the coding sequence ATGACTGTTCTTATTGCCGGATGCGGCGACCTCGGCACCGAGGCGGGCCTCCGCCTGACTGCGCTCGGCCAGCACGTGGTGGGCCTCCGCCGCCGGGCCGGGCTGTTGCCGGCTGCGCTCGACGGGCAGTCCGTCGACCTGACCCGGGAGAAGCCCCAGGTGCCGCCGGACACCGACCTCGTGATCGTGGCCATCACCGCGGGCAGCCCCGACCCCGAGCTGTACAGGGCCGCCTATGTGACCGGGCTGGCCAACCTGCTCGACGCCCTGGATGAGGCGCAGGTGACGCCGCGCCGTTTCCTGATGGTGTCCTCGACGGCCGTCTACGACGTGGACGACGGCAGCACCGTCGACGAGACGACCCCGGCGACCTCGGACGCCGGCACGGACGCGATCCTGCTCGAGGCCGAACAGCTGCTGCGGAGCCGCCTCCCCTCGGCCGTGGTGCTGCGCCTCGGCGGCATCTACGGCCCCGGCCGGGAGCGTCTGATCGACCAGGTGCGTTCGGGGCGCGCCACCGTGGGCGAGCGCACCCGCCTGACCAACCGGATCCACCGCGACGACGCCGCCGCGATGATCGTGCACCTGCTCTGCCGGGCCAAGGCGCCCGACCCGCTCTACCTCGGGGTGGACTCCACTCCGGTGCCCGCCGCCGAGGTGCTGGCCTTCATCGCCGGCGAGCTCGGCCTGCCCGTGCCCGAGATCGTCGAGACCGGCAGCAGGCGTGGCGGCGACAAGCGCGTGGACAACCGGCGCATCCTCGAGACCGGCTTCAGCTTCAGCTACCCGAGCTACCGGGAGGGCTACCGGGCCGTTCTGGCCGGGCAGGGCGTGCGGCACCCGTAA
- a CDS encoding molybdenum cofactor biosysynthesis protein: MSDLPYRAELEIVLLHASPVHRYEGRPADGPLPAVGEESHERIEVRAGMGIVGDRHFGRRAHVQASVTVMNADVLTQVADDLGLPRTLDPADTRRNILLRGVDVDALRGAIFSLDSGDGPVEFRAHRPANPCAWMDVTLAPGAHRALRGRGGLRCEPVTDGILRLGPATMRCSVPLVVTGAARPARPERPGSPPGSSGS; the protein is encoded by the coding sequence GTGAGTGACCTCCCGTACCGCGCCGAGCTGGAGATCGTGCTGCTGCACGCCTCCCCCGTGCACCGGTACGAAGGGCGCCCGGCCGATGGGCCGCTGCCGGCGGTGGGCGAGGAGAGTCACGAACGCATCGAGGTGCGCGCGGGCATGGGCATCGTGGGCGACCGGCACTTCGGCCGACGGGCGCACGTGCAGGCGTCGGTCACGGTGATGAACGCCGACGTCCTCACGCAGGTAGCCGACGACCTCGGGCTGCCGCGCACCCTCGACCCGGCCGACACCCGGCGCAACATCCTGCTTCGCGGCGTGGACGTCGACGCCCTGCGCGGGGCGATCTTCTCGCTCGACAGCGGTGACGGTCCCGTCGAATTCCGGGCGCACCGGCCCGCGAACCCCTGCGCCTGGATGGATGTGACGCTCGCCCCCGGCGCCCACCGCGCGCTCCGCGGGCGTGGCGGGCTTCGCTGCGAGCCGGTGACCGACGGGATCCTGCGGCTCGGCCCGGCCACGATGCGGTGCAGTGTGCCGCTGGTGGTTACGGGTGCCGCACGCCCTGCCCGGCCAGAACGGCCCGGTAGCCCTCCCGGTAGCTCGGGTAGCTGA